A DNA window from Mytilus edulis chromosome 14, xbMytEdul2.2, whole genome shotgun sequence contains the following coding sequences:
- the LOC139502761 gene encoding death-associated protein 1-like, producing MSDASQDAELKGGHAPAVKVGGMRVVTHQKNEKVEGATPPPTKEEIEEFGDGGPKSDKHHTSVLISGALSKGDKDFPPEAVKAYHDKPLPTHDNRPNQKPQIIHQPNKY from the exons ATGTCAGACGCTAGTCAAGATGCAGAACTGAAGGGTGGCCATGCACCTGCAG TGAAAGTAGGTGGCATGAGAGTTGTTACTCACCAGAAGAATGAAAAAGTTGAAGGTGCCACACCCCCTCCAACAAAAGAGGAAATTGAGGAGTTTGGAGATGG AGGTCCAAAATCTGATAAACACCATACTTCAGTATTGATATCTGGTGCTTTAAGTAAG GGAGACAAAGATTTCCCCCCAGAGGCTGTGAAGGCGTATCATGATAAGCCATTGCCAACACATGACAACAGACCAAATCAGAAACCTCAGATTATCCATCAACCAAACAAATATTga
- the LOC139502760 gene encoding pre-mRNA-splicing factor CWC25 homolog gives MDAEEKKRIKEIMRDKDKTEEKLQWMYKGDRPEMEEYLLGKRIDRHIEKDDKPPDDVAIFAERIQANIALDMAAKAREDPLFAIRQKEEDVKRRLLDNPMKMKRLQKQLEDRKKKSKKKDKSDSDDELISMYLSILSQKEKSHKKKKKHKKKSSDDSDEEDSSSRHSRKHKHKHSKDHDDYESKHRHDSDSEKHFDRRMKYKQENYRSSKSDRKDNRRMDRDRNSESRKHRHDSLSDDDHHHKRKHRHDSSDEDSSRLSHHRYNKAEKHRDSYNHEKQTKDNEISHRQKDNTDRHKKHKGQDKVRDSESEEEPIRKRHDSGSEEEKVVPVARKYGLIKLKQTPDDEGAKRKRSRSPKKHRSRSPVQKPKSTYNKADFRPRKLTEEEKKKKLEEMMDNVKWRDDNRTKNVKRYNEDEKREKEARSKSHEKGFLNSMMSTHAEQSSVEDRIKRNRYNLQRTKAEMDKNFLKK, from the exons ATGGATGCTGAGGAAAAGAAAAGGATTAAAGAAATTATGAGAGATAAAGA TAAAACAGAAGAAAAGTTACAATGGATGTACAAGGGAGACAGGCCAGAAATGGAGGAATATCTTCTCGGAAAAAGAATAGACAGACATATTGAAAAAGATGATAAACCTCCTG aTGATGTTGCAATATTTGCAGAGCGTATACAAGCTAACATTGCCTTGGACATGGCTGCTAAGGCAAGAGAAGATCCATTATTTGCAATCAG gcaaaaagaagaagatgtgaaGAGAAGACTTTTAGACAAtccaatgaaaatgaaaagattACAGAAACAG CTTGAAGATAGAAAGAAGAAATCTAAAAAGAAAGATAAATCAGATTCTGACGATGAACTGATCAGCATGTACCTATCAATTCTCAGTCAGAAAGAGAAATCtcacaaaaagaagaaaaagcaTAAAAAGAAGAGTAGTGATGATTCAGATGAAGAAGATTCTTCATCGAGACATTCTAGGAAACACAAACACAAGCACAGCAAAGACCATGATGATTATGAAAGTAAACACAGACATGATTCAGATTCAGAGAAACATTTTGACAGAAGAATGAAGTACAAACAAGAAAATTATCGAAGTTCAAAAAGTGATAGAAAAGACAATAGAAGAATGGACAGAGATAGAAATTCAGAAAGTAGGAAACATAGACATGATTCTTTATCGGATGATGACCATCATCATAAAAGAAAACACAGACATGACTCTTCTGATGAAGATTCATCAAGACTTTCTCATCATCGTTATAACAAAGCCGAAAAGCACAGAGACAGTTAtaatcatgaaaaacaaacaaaagacaacgAAATAAGCCACAGACAAAAAGATAATACGGATAGACATAAAAAACATAAAGGTCAGGATAAGGTTAGAGATTCAGAATCTGAAGAAGAGCCAATCAGAAAGCGACATGATTCAGGTTCAGAAGAGGAAAAAGTTGTTCCTGTTGCAAGAAAATATGGACTTATT AAACTGAAGCAGACACCAGATGATGAAGGAGCTAAAAGAAAGAGATCAAGATCTCCAAAGAAACACAGATCTAGATCTCCAGTCCAAAAACCCAAATCAACATATAATAAAGCTGATTTTAGGCCAAG AAAACttacagaagaagaaaagaagaaaaagttAGAGGAAATGATGGATAATGTTAAATGGAGAGATGATAATAGGACGAAGAACGTGAAGAGATATAATGAGGACGAGAAAAGAGAAAAGGAAGCAAGATCAAAATCACATGAAAAAGGATTCTTAAA CTCAATGATGTCTACTCATGCAGAACAGAGTTCAGTAGAAGATAGAATAAAAAGAaacagatataatttacagaggACAAAAGCGGAAATGGACAAAAATTTCTTAAAGAAATAG